A genomic region of Mus musculus strain C57BL/6J chromosome 7, GRCm38.p6 C57BL/6J contains the following coding sequences:
- the Mrgprb2 gene encoding mas-related G-protein coupled receptor member B2, with the protein MSGDFLIKNLSTSAWKTNITVLNGSYYIDTSVCVTRNQAMILLSIIISLVGMGLNAIVLWFLGIRMHTNAFTVYILNLAMADFLYLCSQFVICLLIAFYIFYSIDINIPLVLYVVPIFAYLSGLSILSTISIERCLSVIWPIWYRCKRPRHTSAITCFVLWVMSLLLGLLEGKACGLLFNSFDSYWCETFDVITNIWSVVFFGVLCGSSLTLLVRIFCGSQRIPMTRLYVTITLTVLVFLIFGLPFGIYWILYQWISNFYYVEICNFYLEILFLSCVNSCMNPIIYFLVGSIRHRRFRRKTLKLLLQRAMQDTPEEEQSGNKSSSEHPEELETVQSCS; encoded by the coding sequence ATGAGTGGAGATTTCCTAATCAAGAATCTAAGCACCTCAGCCTGGAAAACGAACATCACAGTGCTGAATGGAAGCTACTACATCGATACTTCAGTTTGTGTCACCAGGAACCAAGCCATGATTTTGCTTTCCATCATCATTTCCCTGGTTGGGATGGGACTAAATGCCATAGTGCTGTGGTTCCTGGGCATCCGTATGCACACGAATGCCTTCACTGTCTACATTCTCAACCTGGCTATGGCTGACTTTCTTTACCTGTGCTCTCAGTTTGTAATTTGTCTTCTTATTGCCTTTTATATCTTCTACTCAATTGACATCAACATCCCTTTGGTTCTTTATGTTGTGCCAATATTTGCTTATCTTTCAGGTCTGAGCATTCTCAGCACCATTAGCATTGAGCGCTGCTTGTCTGTAATATGGCCCATTTGGTATCGCTGTAAACGTCCAAGACACACATCAGCTATCACATGTTTTGTGCTTTGGGTTATGTCCTTATTGTTGGGTCTCCTGGAAGGGAAGGCATGTGGCTTACTGTTTAATAGCTTTGACTCTTATTGGTGTGAAACATTTGATGTTATCACTAATATATGGTCAGTTGTTTTTTTTGGTGTTCTCTGTGGGTCTAGCCTCACCCTGCTTGTCAGGATCTTCTGTGGCTCACAGCGAATTCCTATGACCAGGCTGTATGTGACTATTACACTCACAGTCTTGGTCTTCCTGATCTTTGGTCTTCCCTTTGGGATCTATTGGATACTCTATCAGTGGATTAGCAATTTTTATTATGTTGAAATTTGTAATTTTTATCTTGAGATACTATTCCTATCCTGTGTTAACAGCTGTATGAACCCCATCATTTATTTCCTTGTTGGCTCCATTAGGCACCGAAGGTTCAGGCGGAAGACTCTCAAGCTACTTCTGCAGAGAGCCATGCAAGACACCCCTGAGGAGGAACAAAGTGGAAATAAGAGTTCTTCAGAACACCCTGAAGAACTGGAAACTGTTCAGAGCTGCAGCTGA